A window of the Cytophagaceae bacterium genome harbors these coding sequences:
- a CDS encoding TonB-dependent receptor, producing the protein MNQKTTFLRLLSILFIGLVMSFGLQAQVTTSALSGVVSDTKGEALPGATVLAVHVPTGTKYAGITDTKGRYNFPIVRVGGPYAVSVSFVGFKDQKIEVSNLRLAETEIVNFKMVDANTTLDEVVVTSDRNRVLSSERTGSLTNIDRNQIANLPSISRSVNDLTRLTPQATGQSIGGGNYRSNNFTIDGANFNNQFGIGQNIPANGSPISLDAIEQISVNITPFDVRQSGFTGAAVNAVTRSGRNEFFGSAFATYRDEKLQGKKVGDKEVVRNDLFIKQYGVSVGGPIIKDKLFFFVNLEQNKTNEPGPTKVASNASMPFGGANTPTYVARPTEEFLDGVSKYLLDKYGYETGPYQGYSNKSYNDKLFARIDWNINNNHKINFRYNQVQNAEPRTISSSTSGSNVSFSSANNRLSNNALHFMNSNYFQEANLYSGTVEYNGNFGKFNHSLRGAWVHQYEPRTSGGGVFPLVDILEGASVITTFGYEPFTYGNLRDVTTYTLNYDANYSLGKHNLTAGGQFETSTTKNGFQRFGTGYYIFNSWNDFVSGAKPKDYALTFPLTADGSQAFPGFQFNQTSLYLQDVFNVTNRLKLTGGIRIELPSFPGVDEIKTHPLVAGLTFADGRKIDTGELPSTKLMVSPRLGFNYDVKGDRSIQLRGGTGVFTGRIPFVWIVAQSGDAGMLQITQALNGQANTPVFSPDVKANYPSTLPAAGTFIPSSISAMDKDLKFPSTWKSSLAVDFKLPLGITATFEGILNKDINAVIAQNVNLTQPKALNVSGYPDNREIYANPNVDKFINKLNNAGQASATNTGAFNTIVMKNAQGGNYYSAMMQLSKQFDKGFFATLSYVASGAQNFGDGSGDQILNLWSIPEIVGNSNNPVLGYTSNVLPHRLVGSVSYNRNLIGKLKTGITLFYDGAHQGRYSYTYSSDFNRDGQVNDLIYIPKDASEITFLDIAAGNTSYGGKAYTAAEQSTIFFNLIENDPYLSKNKGKYAERNGAKLPWRNQFDLRFNQDLIRDIAKTKNNLQFYVDIFNVGNLLNSSWGNRSFSTGNLLIPTNTSSLVPGGAVKPTFRMNFNSGAIISEKTYRTTETIGSTYYLQFGLRMSFN; encoded by the coding sequence CATCTGCCTTAAGTGGTGTTGTTTCTGACACCAAAGGTGAAGCTTTACCCGGAGCCACCGTTTTGGCTGTTCATGTTCCAACTGGGACAAAATACGCTGGTATTACTGATACCAAAGGACGTTATAATTTCCCAATAGTAAGAGTAGGTGGTCCTTATGCAGTTTCTGTTTCTTTTGTAGGATTTAAAGATCAGAAAATCGAAGTTTCTAATTTAAGACTTGCTGAAACCGAGATTGTCAACTTCAAAATGGTTGATGCCAATACTACACTGGACGAAGTGGTTGTAACTTCGGATAGAAACAGAGTTTTGAGCAGCGAAAGAACAGGTTCTTTGACCAACATTGACCGTAATCAAATAGCCAATTTGCCTTCAATCTCAAGAAGTGTTAATGATTTAACCAGATTGACACCACAGGCAACAGGCCAGTCAATAGGTGGTGGTAACTACAGATCAAATAACTTTACTATTGATGGAGCCAACTTCAACAATCAGTTTGGTATTGGTCAGAATATCCCTGCCAACGGCTCACCAATTTCATTGGATGCCATAGAGCAGATATCTGTAAACATTACTCCATTTGATGTTCGTCAATCAGGCTTTACCGGTGCTGCTGTTAATGCAGTAACCCGTTCAGGTAGAAACGAATTCTTCGGTTCTGCATTTGCAACTTACCGTGATGAAAAACTTCAGGGCAAAAAAGTTGGTGACAAAGAAGTTGTTCGTAACGATTTGTTCATCAAACAATATGGTGTAAGTGTAGGTGGACCAATTATCAAAGATAAATTGTTCTTCTTTGTTAATTTGGAACAAAACAAAACCAATGAACCTGGCCCAACTAAAGTAGCTTCTAATGCTTCAATGCCTTTTGGCGGAGCCAACACTCCTACTTATGTGGCAAGACCAACAGAAGAATTTCTTGACGGTGTAAGCAAATACCTTTTGGACAAATATGGTTATGAAACAGGCCCTTACCAGGGTTATTCTAACAAGAGCTACAATGACAAATTATTTGCTAGAATTGACTGGAACATTAACAACAATCACAAAATCAATTTTAGATATAATCAGGTACAAAATGCTGAACCAAGAACCATTTCATCTTCTACTTCAGGTTCAAACGTTTCTTTCTCATCTGCAAATAACCGTCTGAGCAACAATGCACTTCACTTCATGAATTCCAATTATTTCCAGGAGGCAAACCTTTACTCAGGAACTGTGGAATACAATGGTAACTTTGGTAAATTTAACCACTCTTTGAGAGGTGCATGGGTTCATCAGTATGAGCCACGTACTTCGGGTGGTGGAGTATTTCCACTGGTTGATATCCTTGAAGGGGCATCGGTTATTACAACTTTTGGTTATGAGCCATTTACTTATGGAAACCTTAGAGATGTTACTACTTATACACTTAATTACGATGCTAATTATTCTTTGGGTAAACATAATTTAACAGCAGGGGGTCAATTTGAAACAAGTACAACTAAAAATGGTTTCCAAAGATTTGGAACAGGATACTATATCTTTAACTCATGGAATGATTTCGTTTCAGGTGCAAAACCTAAAGATTATGCCCTTACATTTCCTTTGACAGCAGATGGTTCACAGGCTTTCCCTGGATTCCAGTTCAATCAAACATCATTGTATTTGCAGGATGTATTTAATGTAACGAACCGTCTCAAATTGACTGGTGGTATCAGAATTGAACTTCCTTCTTTCCCTGGTGTTGATGAAATCAAAACTCACCCATTGGTTGCAGGTTTGACTTTTGCTGATGGTAGAAAAATTGATACCGGTGAGCTTCCATCTACCAAATTGATGGTTTCTCCTAGATTAGGCTTCAATTATGATGTGAAAGGTGACAGAAGTATTCAATTACGTGGTGGTACTGGTGTATTTACCGGTAGAATTCCATTTGTATGGATAGTGGCTCAATCTGGTGATGCCGGAATGTTGCAAATAACTCAGGCTTTGAATGGCCAGGCAAATACTCCTGTTTTCAGCCCGGATGTCAAAGCCAACTATCCATCTACCCTTCCAGCAGCAGGAACTTTCATCCCAAGCTCAATCTCAGCAATGGATAAAGATTTGAAATTCCCATCTACCTGGAAAAGTAGTTTAGCAGTTGATTTCAAACTTCCTTTGGGAATTACAGCTACATTTGAAGGTATCTTAAACAAAGACATCAATGCTGTAATTGCTCAAAACGTAAACCTGACTCAACCTAAAGCTTTGAATGTTTCTGGTTATCCTGATAACAGAGAGATATATGCAAACCCTAACGTTGACAAGTTCATTAACAAACTAAACAATGCGGGTCAGGCTTCTGCCACAAATACAGGTGCATTTAACACTATTGTGATGAAAAATGCTCAGGGTGGCAACTACTATTCGGCAATGATGCAATTGTCAAAACAATTTGACAAAGGTTTCTTTGCTACCTTGTCTTATGTAGCATCCGGTGCTCAAAACTTTGGTGACGGTAGCGGTGACCAGATACTTAACCTTTGGTCGATTCCTGAGATTGTGGGTAATTCAAACAATCCAGTTTTGGGTTATACATCAAACGTTCTTCCTCATAGATTAGTAGGTTCAGTTTCATACAATAGAAACCTTATCGGAAAATTAAAAACCGGAATCACATTGTTCTATGATGGTGCACATCAGGGAAGATATTCTTATACCTACTCATCTGACTTTAACCGTGACGGTCAGGTTAATGACCTGATTTACATCCCTAAAGATGCTTCAGAGATTACCTTCCTTGATATTGCTGCAGGAAATACCAGCTACGGTGGAAAAGCCTACACTGCTGCTGAGCAATCAACTATTTTCTTTAATTTGATTGAAAACGATCCGTATTTGAGCAAAAATAAAGGTAAATATGCTGAAAGAAATGGTGCTAAACTTCCATGGAGAAATCAGTTTGACCTAAGGTTTAATCAGGATTTGATCAGAGATATTGCAAAAACAAAAAATAATCTTCAGTTTTATGTTGATATCTTTAATGTAGGTAACCTTTTGAATTCTTCATGGGGTAACAGAAGTTTCTCAACAGGAAACCTTTTGATTCCTACCAATACATCAAGTTTGGTTCCTGGTGGTGCTGTTAAGCCTACCTTCAGAATGAACTTTAACAGTGGAGCAATTATTTCTGAAAAGACTTACAGAACAACAGAAACAATCGGTTCTACTTATTATTTGCAATTTGGTCTAAGAATGTCTTTCAACTAA
- a CDS encoding DUF202 domain-containing protein, giving the protein MNKDLILRENLALQRTTLANQSTLLAFLRTSLYFSLAGLSLENLLKIKHHEKVQILMFGISIFIFIYGISNYFIHKKRIKRSEIHIGHYKEDYESES; this is encoded by the coding sequence ATGAACAAAGACCTGATTCTCAGAGAAAATCTGGCTCTGCAAAGAACCACCCTTGCCAATCAATCTACCCTGCTGGCCTTCCTGAGAACATCACTCTATTTTTCTTTGGCTGGATTAAGCCTTGAAAACCTCTTGAAAATCAAACATCATGAAAAAGTACAGATACTGATGTTTGGCATTTCAATTTTTATATTTATTTATGGAATTAGCAATTATTTCATTCATAAAAAAAGAATAAAACGCAGCGAAATACATATCGGCCATTATAAAGAAGATTATGAATCTGAATCTTAA
- a CDS encoding response regulator transcription factor: MINVVILDDESKAIQSLEWEIKSFCPSVNVLATFESPYDARDFILSNEIDCIFLDIDMPQMDGFRFLEFFPKRDFEVIITTAYDQYGIQALKTRAIDYLLKPIDSDDLIKAVDKIESQKSNTHIKDILEEMLINMANSQIPTLKKINISCDGKIYFLESHEILYCESDGNYCNVFLENGQKLFLTQILKNIEEKLPKSIFYRVHNSFVVNLNKVREYQKNEGYLVLTNGKHVPVSRNKKNLFIEK, translated from the coding sequence ATGATAAATGTAGTAATCCTTGATGACGAATCTAAGGCTATCCAAAGCCTTGAGTGGGAAATAAAAAGTTTTTGTCCTTCAGTTAATGTATTGGCGACATTTGAAAGTCCATACGATGCCAGAGATTTTATTTTATCCAATGAAATTGACTGCATTTTTTTAGATATTGACATGCCTCAGATGGATGGCTTCAGGTTTCTGGAATTTTTTCCCAAACGCGATTTTGAAGTCATCATTACAACTGCCTATGATCAGTACGGAATTCAGGCACTCAAAACACGGGCAATTGATTATTTGCTTAAACCTATTGATTCTGACGACCTTATCAAAGCCGTAGATAAAATTGAAAGCCAAAAATCAAATACTCATATCAAGGATATTCTGGAAGAAATGCTCATCAATATGGCCAATTCACAGATTCCAACTTTAAAAAAAATCAATATCTCATGTGACGGCAAGATATATTTTTTAGAATCTCACGAAATCCTGTATTGTGAAAGTGACGGAAATTATTGCAATGTATTTCTCGAAAACGGCCAAAAACTTTTTTTGACACAAATTTTAAAAAATATAGAAGAGAAGCTTCCCAAAAGTATTTTCTACCGGGTGCATAATTCATTTGTGGTTAATCTCAATAAAGTAAGAGAATACCAGAAAAATGAAGGATATCTGGTGCTGACCAATGGCAAACATGTACCCGTTTCGAGAAACAAGAAAAACCTTTTTATTGAAAAATGA
- a CDS encoding DUF2911 domain-containing protein: MKKILLLAAMAISGFAFSQGIKTPAPSPTQTIKQDFALSSIEINYSRPAAKGRKIFGDLVPFGKMWRTGANSQTTITFGEDVTVGGKAVKAGKYSILSIPGEKEWEIILAKPETSVFNYKAENEVTRFKASAVAMPFAVENFMILFGAQTANSVNVSLVWEKTEVEFSVVADIDTKIMADIDKAMNVDSKPYFQAASYYFDNSKDMNQALAWANRAVDAQPDAYWIIHLKAKIQAKLGDNAGAIATAKKGIEVAKKAKSDDYVTLNEKLINSLK; the protein is encoded by the coding sequence ATGAAGAAAATTTTATTGTTAGCCGCTATGGCTATTTCGGGATTTGCATTTTCTCAGGGAATCAAAACTCCTGCTCCAAGTCCAACCCAGACAATCAAACAGGATTTTGCTCTGTCAAGTATTGAGATAAATTACTCAAGACCAGCTGCTAAAGGAAGAAAAATATTTGGTGACCTGGTGCCTTTCGGAAAAATGTGGAGAACCGGTGCCAATTCCCAGACTACTATCACCTTTGGCGAGGATGTAACAGTGGGTGGTAAAGCTGTAAAAGCCGGAAAATATTCTATTCTAAGTATTCCTGGCGAAAAAGAGTGGGAAATTATTCTTGCGAAACCTGAGACAAGCGTTTTCAATTACAAAGCAGAAAACGAGGTTACAAGGTTTAAAGCCTCAGCTGTTGCTATGCCATTTGCAGTTGAAAATTTTATGATACTTTTTGGTGCTCAAACAGCCAATTCAGTGAATGTAAGCCTGGTTTGGGAAAAAACAGAGGTTGAGTTTTCGGTAGTGGCCGACATCGACACAAAAATCATGGCTGATATAGACAAAGCTATGAATGTGGACTCGAAGCCTTATTTTCAAGCTGCATCATACTATTTTGACAATAGCAAAGATATGAATCAAGCTTTGGCTTGGGCCAACAGAGCGGTTGACGCACAGCCAGATGCATATTGGATTATCCATTTGAAAGCTAAAATTCAGGCTAAACTAGGTGACAATGCTGGTGCTATCGCAACAGCGAAAAAAGGAATTGAAGTAGCAAAGAAAGCCAAATCAGACGATTATGTTACTCTAAATGAGAAACTTATCAACTCTTTGAAGTAA
- a CDS encoding tetratricopeptide repeat protein, whose product MIRKILIILSLFAWFSGNSQSVSFEKALGNLKKEKEFDYLNIDTYLKEFKGDSLIINKLAGQSDFPEGKIYALIVKGINTRNKSEYKASLGLLQNAINEAQNVGNTDLYIYALNMLGVTYRRMDEVRLALDNHKLALSHAEKINPKTESILRSIAISQNSIGNIYLSLKQYDLAYKQFEKSLSIEKKLNNKLGLAINYQNLGIIAEAQNDLPEALKNYKASLNYNLEINSALGKIICNNSIGQVLIKQNKAVEGLKFIQPTIKLSEELGDKYYMTLARINSGWAQTKLKNYSDAETNLRMGLDIAIQNDFKSSASEAYEHLANLYEAKGDYKNALLNMKLKQKYGEKVLNEENLRYTQELILKYDSEKKENQIRLLEKENELVKYKLRDNQRIMVFAAILFAMLGVLFLIWYRQYQLKNEKKVLMLEQQMLRSQMNPHFLFNSLNSIKLFIINNEKETAVYYLNKFSKLIRTILSNSQEKEISLKEELETMALYLNIENIRFTEKINYEVKIEDGLNPEEIKIPSLILQPFIENAIWHGLSNKKGDKNLKINIQKIEDFGVRFEIIDNGIGRELAQKIKDSKVSKQTSIGLKLTKERLQNFAKTSVKLPRLLLWTFMIV is encoded by the coding sequence ATGATAAGAAAAATTCTTATAATATTAAGTCTGTTTGCCTGGTTTTCAGGTAATTCGCAGAGTGTTTCCTTTGAAAAAGCATTGGGAAATCTGAAAAAGGAAAAGGAATTTGATTACCTTAACATTGACACTTACTTAAAAGAATTTAAAGGGGATAGCTTAATAATAAACAAATTAGCCGGGCAAAGTGATTTTCCAGAAGGGAAAATCTATGCCTTAATTGTTAAAGGGATCAACACCCGCAATAAATCTGAATATAAGGCTTCTTTAGGTTTACTTCAGAATGCTATAAATGAAGCACAAAACGTTGGCAATACTGACCTATATATATATGCTCTCAACATGCTCGGAGTAACCTATCGTCGCATGGATGAAGTGCGTCTTGCTCTTGACAATCATAAGCTGGCATTGAGTCATGCCGAAAAAATCAACCCAAAGACAGAAAGTATCCTCAGAAGTATTGCCATTTCACAAAATAGCATCGGTAATATTTACCTTTCTTTAAAACAATATGACCTGGCCTATAAACAATTTGAAAAGTCGCTGAGCATTGAAAAGAAACTTAATAATAAACTAGGCCTTGCAATAAATTATCAAAATCTGGGTATTATCGCGGAGGCTCAAAATGACCTGCCCGAGGCTTTGAAAAACTACAAAGCATCATTAAATTATAATCTGGAAATAAACTCAGCTTTAGGTAAAATAATCTGCAATAATTCTATTGGTCAGGTGCTCATTAAGCAAAATAAGGCTGTAGAAGGTCTTAAATTTATACAACCCACCATTAAGCTTTCAGAAGAACTTGGTGATAAATATTATATGACTCTTGCCCGAATCAACTCAGGCTGGGCACAGACCAAACTTAAGAATTATTCTGATGCCGAAACCAACCTGAGGATGGGTCTGGATATTGCTATTCAAAATGACTTTAAATCATCAGCTTCGGAGGCTTATGAGCATTTGGCCAATCTCTATGAAGCCAAAGGCGACTATAAAAATGCCTTGCTCAATATGAAACTGAAGCAAAAATATGGCGAAAAAGTACTGAATGAAGAGAATCTGCGATATACTCAGGAACTTATCTTAAAGTATGACAGTGAGAAAAAGGAGAACCAGATCAGGCTTTTGGAAAAAGAAAATGAATTGGTAAAATATAAGCTCAGAGATAATCAAAGAATTATGGTTTTTGCGGCAATTTTGTTTGCGATGCTTGGGGTTTTATTTTTGATTTGGTACCGTCAATATCAACTCAAAAATGAGAAAAAAGTATTGATGCTCGAGCAACAAATGTTACGTTCTCAGATGAACCCCCATTTTCTATTTAATTCTTTAAACTCTATCAAGCTTTTTATAATTAACAACGAAAAAGAGACAGCGGTTTATTACCTCAATAAATTTTCAAAATTAATCAGGACCATTTTGAGCAATTCTCAGGAAAAGGAAATTAGTCTGAAAGAAGAGCTCGAAACGATGGCCTTATACCTCAATATTGAAAATATCAGGTTTACTGAAAAAATTAATTATGAGGTGAAAATTGAAGATGGACTAAATCCTGAAGAGATTAAAATTCCTTCTTTGATACTTCAGCCATTTATTGAGAACGCTATTTGGCACGGCTTGTCAAATAAGAAAGGAGATAAAAACTTAAAAATCAATATTCAGAAAATTGAGGACTTTGGGGTTAGATTTGAAATCATTGATAACGGTATCGGGCGGGAATTGGCCCAGAAAATCAAAGATTCAAAAGTTTCCAAGCAGACTTCCATTGGATTAAAATTGACCAAGGAACGCCTTCAGAATTTCGCCAAAACCTCAGTAAAACTACCGAGATTACTTTTGTGGACCTTTATGATAGTCTAA
- a CDS encoding SDR family oxidoreductase: MNLNLKGKNALVSGSSKGIGWATAMELAILGANVTLVSRTENSLVSKLALLPNDGSQSHDFQVLDYENLPDFEKKVDIIEKQYHIIINNSGGPAGGNIIEEPTEKFEAVFRQHLETAQILAQRFVPFMQSEGFGRIVNIISVSVKQPIVGLGVSNCIRYAVAAWAKTLSKEIANRGITVNNVLPGYTLTDRLEEVFNQKVISTGISKQELIKEIIKSIPTGKIALPEEVAAAVAFLCSPAAASVNGINLPVDGGMSMSL; the protein is encoded by the coding sequence ATGAATCTGAATCTTAAAGGAAAAAACGCATTAGTAAGTGGCAGCTCAAAAGGAATAGGCTGGGCAACCGCAATGGAGCTGGCCATTTTGGGAGCAAACGTAACATTGGTATCAAGAACCGAAAACAGCTTGGTGTCAAAACTTGCATTACTTCCAAATGATGGCAGCCAAAGCCATGATTTTCAGGTTTTGGATTATGAAAATTTGCCTGATTTTGAGAAAAAAGTTGATATTATTGAAAAACAATATCATATTATAATCAATAATAGCGGCGGGCCTGCAGGTGGGAATATCATTGAAGAGCCTACCGAAAAATTTGAAGCGGTTTTCCGGCAACACCTCGAAACTGCTCAGATCCTTGCTCAAAGGTTTGTTCCATTTATGCAATCTGAAGGATTTGGAAGAATTGTAAATATAATTTCAGTATCTGTAAAGCAACCCATTGTGGGCCTTGGCGTGTCAAATTGCATTAGATATGCAGTAGCTGCCTGGGCCAAAACGCTTTCAAAAGAAATCGCAAACCGGGGAATAACCGTAAATAATGTCTTGCCGGGATATACCCTGACAGACCGCCTGGAAGAAGTATTTAATCAAAAAGTAATATCGACAGGCATTTCAAAACAAGAATTAATTAAAGAAATAATAAAATCAATTCCGACAGGAAAAATTGCCTTACCTGAAGAAGTAGCAGCTGCAGTAGCCTTTTTATGTAGTCCGGCCGCCGCTTCTGTCAACGGAATCAATTTGCCGGTGGATGGTGGAATGAGTATGAGTCTTTAA
- a CDS encoding Nif3-like dinuclear metal center hexameric protein gives MKIKELTQFLETLAPTVFQEDYDNSGLIIGDPETEISAVLVTLDVTDAVLDEAIQKNANLIVAHHPLIFRGLKKLNGKNYVERLVIKAIKNDIAIYAIHTNLDNVAGGVNTKIAERLGLKNVSVLRKKENTLYKLEVFVPRENTGALQNALYAAGAGNIGNYSDCSFKVEGIGSFRPQKAANPVIGSRGIYEEVEEHKVEVIFPENLKSKVLDAMRKAHPYEEIAYYLILLENQNQTVGSGSIGVLEEAMELGDFLRYLKQKMNVSVIRYAGPENKIIKKVAVCGGVGSFLFPDAKGAGADVFVTADYKYHEFFDADNQIVIADIGHFESEQFTKDLLVEIISKKFSNFASYLSEIDTNPIKYHF, from the coding sequence ATGAAAATCAAAGAATTAACTCAATTTCTTGAAACCCTGGCTCCAACGGTTTTTCAGGAAGACTACGACAACTCAGGTTTGATAATCGGGGATCCGGAAACCGAAATTTCTGCTGTTTTGGTTACGTTGGATGTAACGGATGCGGTGCTGGATGAAGCCATTCAGAAAAATGCCAATCTGATTGTTGCCCATCATCCATTGATATTCCGAGGATTGAAGAAATTAAATGGCAAAAACTATGTGGAACGCCTGGTGATAAAGGCTATCAAAAATGATATCGCCATCTATGCCATCCATACCAATCTCGACAATGTGGCCGGAGGCGTCAATACCAAAATTGCGGAGCGACTTGGACTCAAAAATGTGTCGGTACTAAGAAAAAAAGAAAATACCCTTTACAAACTGGAGGTGTTTGTTCCCAGAGAAAACACCGGAGCACTTCAAAACGCTCTTTATGCCGCCGGTGCAGGCAATATAGGGAATTATTCTGATTGCAGCTTTAAAGTGGAAGGTATCGGTAGTTTCAGGCCTCAGAAGGCCGCCAATCCTGTGATCGGGAGCCGGGGGATTTATGAAGAGGTAGAAGAACACAAAGTGGAGGTGATTTTTCCTGAAAATCTAAAATCAAAAGTACTGGACGCCATGCGAAAAGCTCATCCATATGAAGAGATTGCTTATTATTTGATATTGCTTGAAAATCAAAATCAGACCGTTGGCTCTGGGAGTATTGGTGTTTTGGAAGAAGCAATGGAACTGGGCGACTTTTTAAGATATCTGAAACAGAAAATGAATGTTTCGGTAATAAGATATGCCGGTCCTGAAAATAAAATTATCAAAAAAGTGGCTGTTTGTGGCGGAGTAGGAAGTTTTCTTTTTCCTGATGCAAAGGGTGCAGGTGCCGATGTTTTTGTGACTGCCGATTACAAATATCATGAGTTTTTTGATGCCGATAATCAGATTGTAATTGCAGATATCGGACATTTTGAAAGTGAACAATTTACAAAAGATTTATTAGTAGAAATTATTTCAAAAAAATTTAGTAATTTTGCGTCCTATTTATCAGAAATAGATACAAATCCAATTAAATATCATTTTTAA